A stretch of Lathyrus oleraceus cultivar Zhongwan6 chromosome 6, CAAS_Psat_ZW6_1.0, whole genome shotgun sequence DNA encodes these proteins:
- the LOC127092238 gene encoding glucosamine inositolphosphorylceramide transferase 1, with amino-acid sequence MGSGHIIGGGSSVGGGSNNSGSNNNNGSCCDMSMKCWCRWRLENQHYYSRFFSSGFVFFFGCFLLFGSIASFYGWLAFSPSVHSALSPFGCQDDNEGSWSIGIFYGDSPFSLKPIESSNISNDDSAAWPVANPVVTCASVSDAGVPSNFVADPFLFIQGDTFYLFYETKNSVTMQGDIGVSKSTDKGATWQQLGIALSEDWHLSYPYVFRHDGQIYMMPEGSQRGDLRLYRAVNFPLQWKLEKVLIKKPLIDSFIIDYDGKYWLFGSDHSGFGTRRNGQLEIWHSNSPLGPWKPHKKNPIYNINRSLGARNGGRPFKYEGNLYRMGQDCGDTYGRRVRAFQIETLTAEEFKEIEVPLGFVESNKSQNAWNGARYHHLDAQRLPSGGWIGVMDGDRVPSGDSLRRLMVGCASVVVAAIFIVLLGVLLGFVNCIVPLHLFIHNSGKRSPTSLSWERPNAFSSKVRRFCSRVNRAPTFLRGKIKQNACARRVILTIIFVVGAGLMCIAFKNIYGGNGSEEPYPLKGQYSQFTLLTMTYDARLWNLKMYVKHYSRCSSVSEIVVVWNKGIPPELSDLDSAVPVRIRVEEKNSLNNRFKDDPLIKTRAVLELDDDIMMTCDDVERGFNVWRQHPDRIVGFYPRLIAGSPLKYRGEKYARRHKGYNMILTGAAFIDSKLAFKRYWGDEAKQGRETVDKLFNCEDVLLNYLYANASSSSRTVDYVKPAWAIDTSKFSGAAISRNTKVHYELRSNCLMKFSEMYGSIADRKWGFDSRKDGWDV; translated from the exons ATGGGTTCCGGTCATATTATCGGCGGAGGAAGTAGCGTCGGCGGTGGCTCTAATAACAGTGGTAGTAATAATAATAACGGTAGTTGTTGTGATATGAGTATGAAGTGTTGGTGTAGGTGGAGATTAGAGAATCAACACTACTATAGCCGTTTTTTCTCTTCTGGTTTCGTTTTCTTCTTTGGTTGTTTCCTTTTGTTTGGATCGATTGCTAGCTTTTATGGTTGGCTTGCGTTTTCTCCTTCTGTTCATTCCGCTCTTTCCCCTTTTGGTTGTCAAGATGACAATGAGGGTTCTTGGTCTATTGGGATTTTCTATGGTGATTCACCCTTTTCTCTCAAACCTATAGAATCT TCGAATATTTCGAACGACGATAGCGCTGCTTGGCCGGTTGCTAATCCTGTAGTGACTTGTGCTTCTGTTTCTGATGCTGGAGTTCCAAGTAATTTTGTTGCTGACCCTTTTCTTTTTATTCAG GGAGATACTTTTTACCTGTTCTACGAGACAAAGAATTCAGTCACCATGCAAGGTGATATAGGAGTTTCAAAAAGTACTGATAAGGGAGCAACATGGCAACAATTGGGAATTGCCTTGAGTGAAGACTGGCATCTTTCTTATCCTTATGTATTTCGGCATGATGGCCAG ATATACATGATGCCCGAGGGGAGTCAAAGAGGAGATCTTCGTCTCTACAGAGCAGTTAACTTTCCTTTGCAGTGGAAATTGGAAAAAGTCCTTATAAAAAAGCCGCTTATTGATTCCTTTATCATTGACTATGATGGAAAGTATTGGCTTTTTGGCTCGGATCATAGTGGTTTTGGCACCAGGAGAAATGGGCAGTTAGAGATTTGGCATAGCAATTCACCTCTCGGTCCTTGGAAACCTCACAAGAAAAAtcctatttataacattaacAGGAGCTTGGGAGCTCGCAACGGGGGCAGGCCGTTTAAATATGAAGGAAATCTTTATCGTATGGGTCAGGACTGTGGTGATACATATGGGAGACGGGTGCGTGCTTTTCAGATAGAAACCCTTACTGCTGAAGAATTCAAAGAAATTGAAGTACCTTTGGGCTTTGTTGAGTCAAACAAGAGTCAAAATGCTTGGAATGGTGCTAGATACCATCACTTAGATGCCCAACGTCTTCCCTCTGGTGGTTGGATTGGTGTAATGGATGGGGACCGTGTTCCTTCTGGAGATTCACTCCGACGGCTCATGGTTGGTTGTGCTTCTGTTGTAGTCGCTGCTATATTCATTGTGCTATTGGGTGTGTTACTCGGGTTTGTGAATTGTATTGTCCCTCTCCATTTGTTCATTCATAACTCAGGGAAGAGGAGTCCAACTTCTTTGTCTTGGGAAAGGCCAAATGCATTCTCTTCAAAAGTAAGACGGTTCTGTAGCCGCGTGAACCGAGCCCCAACGTTTCTCCGAGGTAAGATAAAGCAAAATGCTTGTGCTAGGAGGGTTATTCTTACTATAATTTTTGTAGTTGGGGCTGGATTGATGTGCATAGCGTTCAAAAACATTTATGGTGGTAACGGTTCAGAAGAACCATATCCATTGAAAGGTCAATACTCGCAGTTCACATTATTAACAATGACCTACGATGCTCGTCTCTGGAACCTGAAGATGTATGTGAAACATTACTCAAGATGCTCTTCTGTGTCCGAAATAGTTGTGGTGTGGAACAAGGGAATCCCTCCAGAACTGAGTGATCTAGATTCAGCGGTACCGGTCAGGATTAGAGTAGAGGAAAAAAACTCACTAAATAACCGATTCAAGGACGACCCGTTGATAAAAACTCGAGCAGTCCTTGAGCTCGACGACGACATTATGATGACATGTGATGATGTTGAGCGAGGCTTTAATGTCTGGCGTCAACATCCTGACCGGATCGTCGGATTCTATCCCCGGCTTATTGCCGGGAGTCCATTAAAGTACAGGGGAGAAAAATACGCGCGGAGGCATAAAGGCTACAACATGATTCTCACTGGTGCAGCTTTTATCGATTCAAAACTAGCTTTCAAGAGGTACTGGGGCGATGAAGCCAAACAAGGGAGAGAAACTGTGGACAAGTTATTTAACTGCGAAGACGTTCTTTTGAATTATTTGTATGCGAATGCAAGTTCTTCATCAAGGACAGTTGATTATGTGAAACCAGCTTGGGCAATCGACACCTCAAAGTTCTCTGGTGCAGCCATTAGTCGCAACACGAAGGTGCATTATGAATTGAGAAGCAACTGTCTGATGAAATTTTCAGAGATGTATGGAAGTATAGCAGATCGAAAATGGGGATTTGACAGTAGAAAAGATGGTTGGGATGTATAG